Proteins found in one Nostoc sp. NIES-3756 genomic segment:
- a CDS encoding ParA family protein, producing MPKIITILNGKGGVGKTTTAINLAAQFAKKKKVILVDTDVQGSASWWFGRSQNGMGFDLSQETNPQLLGRLQTIKEYDLVVVDTPPALHSEALATVVAIADYLVLPTPPSAMDLAVLIETVKAAVVPAGVAHRVLLTKVDTRSINEAIEAQNTLQRLGIPVCKAFIRIYKAHERAALDGVAIDQWRGKNAREAESDYHRVAEELQRDWRK from the coding sequence GTGCCAAAAATCATCACTATTCTCAACGGTAAGGGGGGTGTCGGTAAAACGACTACCGCCATCAATTTAGCTGCTCAGTTTGCGAAGAAGAAAAAAGTTATTCTTGTTGATACAGATGTACAAGGTTCTGCCAGTTGGTGGTTTGGCAGAAGTCAAAATGGGATGGGATTTGATCTATCCCAAGAAACCAATCCTCAGCTTTTAGGTAGGTTACAAACTATAAAAGAATACGATTTAGTAGTAGTAGATACGCCACCTGCGCTACACTCGGAAGCACTAGCCACAGTAGTAGCGATCGCAGATTATCTAGTTTTACCTACACCGCCATCCGCAATGGATTTGGCTGTATTAATTGAGACAGTCAAAGCGGCTGTAGTTCCGGCTGGAGTTGCCCATCGGGTGTTACTCACAAAGGTCGATACTCGGAGTATAAATGAAGCAATAGAAGCACAAAATACCCTCCAAAGGCTCGGAATACCCGTTTGCAAAGCTTTTATCCGGATTTACAAAGCCCATGAAAGAGCTGCTTTGGATGGTGTAGCTATTGACCAATGGCGAGGCAAAAATGCTAGAGAAGCGGAATCAGATTACCACCGCGTGGCCGAAGAACTACAGCGTGATTGGAGAAAATAA
- a CDS encoding anti-sigma factor family protein — protein MTTDSDFNNRCRRQFSRNLSNKMARHTNEATGAMDMVKRDRFELLSAYLDGEVTAAERKQVEDWLANDVAVQRLYSRLLKLRQGIRTMPIPTTQQAPEVTAAQVIAKVNRRSRLKWVFGGAVAACVIGAVSSWLPGQEALTPQLAENRQEQPTQTVAQSNAQLKVALNEPVIEIPKAAVASPEQGNNRRRSQLREVPPNIN, from the coding sequence ATGACTACTGATTCTGATTTTAATAACCGTTGTCGGCGGCAATTTTCGAGAAATTTATCAAACAAGATGGCTAGGCATACCAATGAAGCAACGGGTGCTATGGATATGGTAAAGCGCGATCGCTTTGAATTATTGAGTGCATACCTCGATGGCGAGGTGACAGCAGCAGAACGTAAACAAGTGGAAGATTGGTTAGCTAACGATGTTGCAGTGCAGCGCCTCTATTCCCGACTGTTAAAACTGCGGCAAGGCATCCGCACCATGCCCATACCCACAACCCAACAAGCCCCAGAAGTTACCGCAGCGCAAGTGATTGCTAAAGTTAACCGTCGTTCTCGGTTAAAGTGGGTATTTGGTGGCGCTGTGGCAGCTTGTGTGATTGGCGCAGTTTCTAGCTGGCTACCAGGACAAGAAGCCCTAACACCACAACTAGCTGAAAATCGGCAAGAACAACCTACTCAAACTGTTGCCCAGTCAAACGCCCAGCTAAAGGTAGCCTTGAATGAGCCAGTTATTGAAATTCCGAAAGCGGCTGTAGCTTCCCCTGAACAAGGCAATAATCGGAGGCGATCGCAACTTAGGGAAGTTCCCCCTAATATTAACTAA
- a CDS encoding M23 family metallopeptidase: MTNEVPAINYYKNGHRFNISPTNLLISFCATLPIISALPVAALQVQINPTNPRLGDTVSVFINLDNPDNLNNPTISVGEKTYPVFEVAPNRYRTLIPTTPLEKPGTRKIRVTGDGQVKELSVPVASRKFPVQRITLPPGKSADGATEYELNRVAAFKALQTPEKYWNGAFLNPNNGRLSTGYGVRRYYNGKFAKDYYHRGIDYAGAAGSRVVAPAAGKVALVGRVSQGFRVHGNVVGIDHGQGVVSIFMHLSRINVKEGDFVKAGQLIGAVGSTGASTGPHLHWGLYVNGQSVDPIPWKRKTFQ; the protein is encoded by the coding sequence ATGACTAACGAAGTTCCCGCAATTAATTATTATAAAAACGGACACAGGTTTAATATTTCGCCTACTAACTTATTAATAAGTTTTTGTGCCACTTTGCCGATAATATCGGCATTACCTGTAGCAGCATTGCAGGTACAGATAAATCCCACCAATCCCCGACTTGGGGATACAGTTTCTGTATTTATTAATCTCGATAATCCAGACAATCTCAATAACCCAACAATATCCGTTGGCGAGAAAACTTACCCAGTTTTTGAGGTAGCGCCTAATAGATATCGAACATTGATACCCACAACTCCCCTAGAAAAGCCAGGGACTAGAAAGATTAGAGTTACTGGTGATGGTCAAGTCAAAGAGTTGTCTGTACCAGTAGCTAGCCGTAAGTTTCCTGTACAACGTATTACTTTACCACCAGGGAAGTCTGCTGATGGGGCAACTGAATACGAACTTAATCGTGTTGCCGCATTTAAAGCCTTACAAACACCCGAAAAGTACTGGAATGGTGCATTCCTTAACCCCAATAACGGACGACTCAGCACAGGTTATGGTGTACGCCGCTACTACAACGGCAAGTTTGCCAAAGACTATTACCATCGTGGAATTGACTACGCAGGTGCAGCCGGTTCTCGTGTAGTTGCTCCAGCAGCTGGCAAGGTAGCTTTAGTAGGTAGAGTATCCCAAGGATTTCGGGTTCATGGTAACGTCGTCGGCATTGACCACGGTCAAGGAGTTGTCAGTATTTTCATGCACCTGAGCCGAATTAATGTTAAAGAAGGTGATTTTGTCAAAGCAGGGCAATTAATCGGCGCAGTCGGTTCCACAGGGGCTTCTACAGGCCCTCACTTACATTGGGGTCTGTATGTCAATGGTCAATCTGTTGACCCAATTCCTTGGAAAAGAAAAACTTTCCAATAA
- a CDS encoding sigma-70 family RNA polymerase sigma factor, with translation MSQSITVSWSTVDARCPEASVQVDKLSNHDLILRCQAGLRPDRAAFAELLRRYQTQVDRVLYHLAPDWPDRADLAQEVWIRVYRNINRLQEPPKFRGWLSRIATNLFYDELRKRKRVVSPLSLDAPRSVDDGEMDWEIAGDTPGPEEELTTREFYEQLREAIADLPEVFRTTIVLREIEGMAYEEIAEITGVSLGTVKSRIARARSRLQTQLQNYLDA, from the coding sequence ATGAGTCAATCGATTACTGTATCCTGGTCAACGGTTGATGCGAGGTGTCCAGAAGCATCGGTGCAAGTTGACAAACTCTCTAACCACGATTTAATCTTGCGCTGTCAAGCCGGGCTGCGTCCAGATCGTGCTGCGTTTGCCGAACTCTTGCGCCGTTATCAAACCCAGGTTGATAGAGTTTTGTACCACCTAGCCCCAGATTGGCCAGATAGAGCCGACTTGGCTCAAGAAGTATGGATTCGTGTGTATCGGAATATTAATCGATTACAAGAACCTCCTAAGTTTAGGGGCTGGTTAAGCCGCATTGCTACCAATTTGTTTTATGACGAATTGCGTAAACGTAAGCGCGTCGTCAGTCCTTTATCGTTAGATGCTCCCCGTTCTGTAGATGATGGTGAAATGGATTGGGAAATAGCCGGAGACACACCAGGCCCAGAGGAAGAACTGACAACTAGAGAGTTCTACGAACAACTGCGGGAAGCGATCGCCGATTTACCGGAAGTTTTTCGGACTACAATTGTGCTGCGGGAAATCGAAGGCATGGCATACGAAGAAATTGCCGAAATTACAGGGGTATCCTTGGGAACAGTAAAATCAAGAATTGCCAGAGCTAGATCCAGATTGCAAACTCAATTGCAAAATTATCTTGATGCCTAA
- the rpsU gene encoding 30S ribosomal protein S21: MTQIILGENEGIESALRRFKRKVSHAGIFPDMKKSRYFETPEQKRKRKEVARHRQRKRSFRN; this comes from the coding sequence ATGACTCAAATAATATTAGGCGAGAATGAGGGGATTGAGTCTGCTTTGCGTCGTTTTAAGCGAAAAGTTTCCCATGCAGGTATTTTTCCAGATATGAAAAAATCTCGCTATTTTGAAACGCCAGAGCAAAAACGTAAGCGCAAGGAAGTTGCTAGGCACAGACAGCGTAAGAGAAGTTTCCGCAATTGA
- a CDS encoding RNA recognition motif domain-containing protein, whose protein sequence is MSLYVGNLSYDVTQETLNSVFAEYGSVKQVTLPTDRETGRMRGFAFVEMGTDAEETAAIEALDGAEWMGRNLKVNKAKPREDRDSFGGNQRNYGGRNRY, encoded by the coding sequence ATGTCACTTTATGTAGGCAACCTCTCTTACGATGTTACACAAGAGACTCTCAATAGTGTTTTTGCAGAGTATGGTTCTGTAAAACAAGTTACTCTACCCACTGACCGCGAAACAGGACGTATGCGTGGCTTTGCTTTTGTAGAAATGGGTACAGATGCTGAAGAAACAGCAGCCATTGAAGCTCTTGATGGTGCTGAGTGGATGGGACGTAACTTAAAAGTAAATAAGGCTAAACCCAGAGAAGACAGAGACTCGTTTGGTGGAAACCAAAGAAACTACGGTGGACGTAACCGCTATTAA
- the leuS gene encoding leucine--tRNA ligase — MDSRYTPAAIEEKWQKTWAELGLDKTPTDSNKPKFYALSMFPYPSGSLHMGHVRNYTITDVIARLKRMQGYRVLHPMGWDAFGLPAENAAIDRGVPPAKWTYQNITQMRQQLQRLGLSIDWNSEVATCSPDYYKWTQWIFLQFLQAGLAYQKEAAVNWDPIDQTVLANEQVDSEGRSWRSGAIVERKLLRQWFLKITDYAEELLNDLEKLTGWPERVKLMQANWIGKSSGAYLEFPIVGSSEKIAVYTTRPDTVYGVSYVVLAPEHPLTKQVTTKTQQAAVDTFVQEVKNQSELERTAEDKPKRGVPTGGKVINPFTGEEVPIWIADYVLYEYGTGAVMGVPAHDVRDFKFAKRYDLPIDFVIAAPDDVAGFDLSPTSQTQEVTQVVQVEYNEAYTEPGILINSGAFTGMSSTDAKQAIVKYAQEQGFGKEHIQYRLRDWLISRQRYWGAPIPVIHCPNCGIVPVPDQDLPVTLPEEVEFTGRGGSPLAQLESWVNVPCPSCGTPAKRETDTMDTFIDSSWYFLRFTDAKNEGQVFESAKTNDWMPVDQYVGGIEHAILHLLYSRFFTKVLRDRGLLNFDEPFERLLTQGMVQGLTYLNPNKGGKDKWIPSHLVDPNNPRDPQTGEPLQRLYATMSKSKGNGVAPEDVISKYGVDTARMFILFKAPPEKDLEWDEADVEGQFRFLNRVWRLVTDYIASGVNQKTKSSELSKSEKDLRRAIHTAIKSVTEDVQDEYQFNTAVSELMKLSNALTDASDKNSPVYAEGIRTLVVLLAPFAPHIADELWHLLGKGESVHTQNWPAFDTDALVADEITLVIQVNGKKRADIQVPAQADKAELETYARESEVVQRHLEGKEIKKVIVVPGKLVNFVVG; from the coding sequence GTGGACTCCCGATATACACCCGCAGCAATTGAGGAAAAATGGCAAAAAACATGGGCAGAACTTGGTTTAGATAAGACCCCCACAGATAGTAATAAACCAAAATTCTACGCTCTATCCATGTTCCCCTACCCATCGGGCAGCCTGCACATGGGTCACGTCCGTAACTACACAATTACAGATGTGATTGCCCGCCTCAAACGTATGCAGGGTTATCGGGTGCTACATCCAATGGGATGGGATGCCTTTGGCTTACCAGCAGAAAACGCCGCCATTGACCGTGGTGTGCCGCCTGCCAAATGGACTTATCAAAATATTACCCAAATGCGGCAACAGTTGCAGCGACTTGGTTTATCCATTGACTGGAACAGCGAAGTCGCAACCTGTTCCCCAGACTATTACAAATGGACGCAATGGATTTTCTTACAGTTTTTGCAAGCCGGGTTAGCTTATCAAAAAGAAGCTGCGGTAAACTGGGATCCTATTGACCAAACAGTATTAGCTAACGAACAAGTTGATAGTGAGGGACGTTCTTGGCGTAGTGGCGCGATAGTTGAGCGTAAATTGTTACGGCAGTGGTTTTTAAAGATTACCGACTACGCCGAAGAATTATTAAACGACCTAGAGAAATTGACAGGTTGGCCAGAAAGAGTCAAATTGATGCAGGCGAACTGGATAGGGAAATCTTCAGGGGCGTATTTGGAATTTCCTATTGTTGGCAGCAGTGAAAAAATTGCCGTATACACCACTCGTCCTGATACAGTTTATGGTGTCAGCTATGTAGTGTTAGCACCAGAACATCCCCTCACCAAACAAGTTACCACCAAAACACAACAAGCAGCAGTAGACACCTTCGTTCAAGAAGTAAAAAATCAAAGCGAGTTAGAACGTACCGCCGAAGATAAACCCAAACGTGGTGTACCTACTGGTGGGAAGGTAATTAACCCGTTCACAGGGGAAGAAGTACCGATTTGGATTGCCGATTATGTACTGTATGAGTATGGTACTGGGGCGGTAATGGGTGTACCTGCCCATGATGTCAGGGATTTCAAATTTGCTAAAAGATACGACTTACCCATTGATTTTGTCATCGCGGCCCCAGATGATGTGGCAGGTTTCGACTTAAGCCCAACATCGCAGACCCAAGAAGTTACCCAAGTCGTACAAGTTGAATATAACGAAGCGTATACAGAACCAGGAATTTTAATTAATTCCGGGGCTTTCACTGGTATGAGTTCCACCGATGCCAAGCAAGCCATAGTTAAATACGCCCAAGAACAGGGTTTTGGTAAAGAACACATTCAATACCGCTTGCGCGACTGGTTGATTTCTCGTCAACGTTATTGGGGCGCACCAATTCCTGTAATTCATTGCCCCAACTGTGGCATAGTTCCAGTACCAGATCAGGATTTACCCGTCACCTTACCCGAAGAAGTTGAGTTTACTGGGCGCGGTGGTTCACCATTGGCACAGTTAGAAAGCTGGGTGAATGTACCTTGTCCTAGCTGTGGCACTCCTGCTAAACGGGAAACCGACACGATGGATACATTTATTGATTCCTCGTGGTATTTCTTACGGTTCACTGACGCTAAGAACGAAGGACAGGTATTTGAGTCAGCAAAAACTAATGACTGGATGCCAGTAGACCAATATGTAGGCGGTATCGAACACGCAATTTTACACTTATTGTATTCTCGCTTCTTTACTAAAGTATTGCGCGATCGCGGTTTGTTGAACTTTGACGAACCCTTTGAGCGTTTGTTAACTCAAGGGATGGTACAGGGTTTAACTTACCTCAATCCGAACAAGGGCGGCAAAGATAAATGGATACCTTCCCATCTGGTTGACCCCAACAACCCCCGTGACCCCCAAACAGGCGAACCATTACAACGCCTTTACGCCACCATGTCCAAATCTAAAGGTAACGGTGTCGCGCCGGAAGATGTCATCAGTAAATACGGTGTAGATACAGCGCGGATGTTTATCTTATTTAAAGCGCCGCCAGAAAAAGATTTGGAGTGGGATGAAGCCGATGTGGAGGGGCAATTCCGCTTCTTAAATCGGGTTTGGCGTTTGGTGACAGATTATATTGCATCAGGGGTAAATCAAAAGACTAAATCGAGTGAATTGAGTAAATCAGAAAAAGATTTACGCCGGGCAATTCACACTGCGATTAAGTCGGTAACAGAAGATGTCCAAGATGAGTATCAATTTAATACTGCTGTTTCCGAGTTGATGAAGTTGAGTAATGCCCTCACAGATGCTAGTGATAAAAATTCGCCGGTGTATGCTGAAGGTATCCGCACGTTAGTAGTGTTACTCGCTCCCTTTGCGCCACACATCGCTGATGAGTTGTGGCATTTGTTGGGGAAAGGGGAATCAGTACATACCCAAAATTGGCCTGCTTTTGACACAGATGCTTTAGTTGCTGACGAAATCACTTTAGTAATTCAGGTGAACGGCAAAAAGCGTGCTGATATCCAAGTTCCCGCGCAAGCAGATAAAGCCGAGTTGGAGACATACGCCCGTGAATCTGAGGTTGTGCAGCGTCACCTTGAAGGGAAGGAGATTAAAAAGGTAATAGTCGTACCTGGAAAGTTGGTCAATTTCGTAGTGGGTTAA
- a CDS encoding L,D-transpeptidase has product MAMVRNESVGRMVMFLGFGTAILSLAVHWRITTAQEQSKKPVLTTLNRPGGVYKGGIGETAFGAPVPPGGTTPSPSSQPKSSAIEPNDKSDTVNQNVALATNIPKKTELLTSSSQSRLSQPSTHQKTSNKLVESAKKEVVVDLSDRRTYVYAGDVVIASYPIAIGKKGWETPTGAFAVAHMEHDPIWKHPITGKIFPAGPDSPLGERWIGFWSDGRNKIGFHGTPDTHLLGTAISHGCLRMRNSDVRLLYDQVEVGTPVVVQD; this is encoded by the coding sequence ATGGCAATGGTAAGAAATGAATCTGTAGGGCGTATGGTAATGTTTCTTGGCTTCGGCACAGCCATTTTGTCGTTAGCTGTGCATTGGCGTATTACTACAGCGCAGGAGCAGTCAAAAAAACCAGTCTTGACCACCTTAAACCGTCCTGGGGGCGTTTATAAGGGAGGAATTGGCGAAACCGCTTTTGGTGCGCCTGTACCTCCTGGCGGCACTACTCCATCTCCATCATCTCAACCAAAATCTTCGGCTATTGAGCCTAATGATAAATCGGATACTGTTAATCAAAATGTAGCTTTAGCAACTAACATACCCAAAAAAACGGAATTATTAACATCTTCTAGCCAGTCACGGTTGTCTCAACCTTCAACCCACCAAAAAACATCCAATAAGCTTGTAGAGAGTGCCAAGAAGGAAGTAGTGGTGGATTTGAGCGATCGCCGTACTTATGTTTATGCTGGAGATGTAGTGATAGCTAGTTATCCAATTGCTATAGGTAAAAAGGGTTGGGAAACGCCTACAGGAGCTTTTGCCGTTGCTCACATGGAACACGACCCCATTTGGAAACACCCCATTACAGGTAAAATATTTCCCGCCGGCCCTGATAGTCCTTTGGGTGAAAGATGGATTGGTTTCTGGTCTGATGGACGCAATAAAATAGGATTTCACGGTACACCAGATACCCACCTTTTAGGCACAGCTATTTCTCACGGCTGTCTAAGGATGCGTAATTCTGATGTCCGTTTGCTATATGACCAAGTAGAAGTAGGTACACCCGTGGTAGTTCAGGATTAG
- a CDS encoding late competence development ComFB family protein: MSIEKIVEQALQDGYLTPAMEAEVGRICDNASELSIEEYMALDRLMGALLTGEVVAVPRKQFINVMEELVLTEAIARVAEIEATSESSIDVGDIAAYALNRLPPLYATTEEGASYQRIHAKAELQELISQQVSEAINLNLNQPNDNRTPVSSKTTGNEILRQVSSLLQVYAPSFEQKS, from the coding sequence ATGAGTATTGAGAAAATTGTAGAACAAGCTCTCCAGGATGGTTATTTGACACCAGCAATGGAAGCAGAAGTCGGACGGATATGTGATAACGCCTCAGAACTCTCCATAGAAGAGTATATGGCGTTGGATAGGTTGATGGGAGCGTTATTAACTGGTGAGGTAGTGGCAGTTCCTCGCAAACAGTTTATTAACGTTATGGAAGAATTAGTGTTAACTGAAGCGATCGCCAGAGTAGCAGAAATCGAAGCTACTAGCGAAAGTTCTATCGATGTTGGGGATATTGCCGCTTACGCCCTCAACCGCCTACCCCCCTTATACGCCACCACAGAAGAGGGTGCTAGCTACCAACGCATACACGCCAAGGCTGAACTTCAGGAATTAATCTCTCAGCAGGTGAGTGAAGCAATTAACCTTAACCTTAACCAACCAAACGACAACAGAACTCCTGTGTCAAGCAAAACCACTGGCAACGAAATCTTACGCCAGGTTAGCAGTTTACTGCAAGTCTACGCTCCCAGCTTTGAACAGAAATCTTAA
- a CDS encoding M1 family metallopeptidase, translated as MPHSYSFDQDNNGHKSFELPGARPHYNPDRPGQVEHIFLNLHLDIPNQSYDGTCSIRLLPIRNGIDRLILDAVNLHIQSVFVDEVKQNFDYDGEQLVIQLSEPTQIGKRILIAIAYSVEKPQRGIYFIQPDSHYPNKTVQVWTQGEDEDSRYWFPCFDYPGQLSTSEIRVRVSKPLVAISNGELIDTQEDGKDKIYHWSQQQVHPTYLMTLAVADFAEIRDEWRGKPVTYYVEKGREADAKRSMGKTPRMIEFLSEKYGYAYAFPKYAQVCVSDFIFGGMENTSTTLLTDRCLLDERAALDNRNTESLVVHELAHQWFGDLLVIKHWSHAWVKEGMASYSEVMWTEHEYSAEEAAYYRLLEARSYLSEDSGRYRRPMVTHVYREAIELYDRHTYEKGSCVYHMIRAELGEELFWQAMQTFVQDNAHRTVETIDLLRAIEKATGRNLAFLFDQYVYRGGHPDFKVAYSWDGEAKLAKVTLTQTQVSADKHKDVFDLKIPIGFGYIQTGEPAKLQTFTVRVHEREQSFYFPLTQKPDFISFDVGNNWLKTVSLEYPIPELKAQLISDPDPISRIYAATGLAKKGGLEATKALAASLKNEPFWGVRVEVAKQLAEIKLNQAFDGLVEGLADKNPYVRRAVVQALAHIKTRASYKAVKSVVKNGDASYYVEAAACVALGAIAAINFDDKSKEEKAIKLLQSVLEERAGWNEVVRSGAINGLAELKTSEAALDLILEYTKLGVPQPLRLSAIRALGKVSVGQNPVNLERIIERLAELAKESFFLTLMAVVASLGQMETPKAIGVLRSLADQTADGRVRRFAEEQLTHVQKNIGADKALQQLREDLDQIKQQNQELKSRLESLEAKSQTAKSS; from the coding sequence ATGCCACACTCTTATTCCTTTGACCAAGATAATAACGGACACAAATCATTTGAACTACCAGGAGCCAGACCACACTATAACCCCGATCGCCCTGGACAGGTAGAGCATATTTTTCTCAATTTGCATTTAGATATCCCCAATCAAAGTTACGACGGTACTTGTAGCATCCGGTTGTTACCCATCCGCAACGGGATAGACCGTTTAATTTTGGATGCGGTGAATTTGCATATCCAGTCTGTGTTTGTAGACGAGGTAAAGCAGAACTTTGACTACGATGGCGAACAGCTAGTGATTCAACTATCTGAACCTACCCAAATTGGTAAGCGGATATTAATTGCGATCGCCTATTCTGTAGAAAAACCCCAACGCGGTATCTACTTTATTCAACCAGACTCACACTACCCCAACAAAACTGTGCAAGTCTGGACTCAAGGTGAAGATGAAGACTCGCGCTATTGGTTCCCCTGTTTCGATTACCCCGGACAACTTTCTACCTCAGAAATTCGGGTGCGTGTTTCTAAACCTCTGGTGGCAATTTCTAATGGCGAACTAATTGACACTCAAGAAGATGGTAAGGATAAAATTTACCACTGGTCACAACAACAAGTCCATCCTACCTACTTGATGACTCTGGCTGTAGCCGACTTTGCGGAAATTCGGGATGAATGGCGCGGGAAACCAGTCACCTATTATGTAGAAAAGGGGCGTGAAGCAGATGCTAAACGCAGTATGGGCAAAACTCCGCGCATGATTGAGTTTTTGAGCGAAAAGTATGGTTATGCCTATGCTTTCCCCAAATATGCCCAAGTTTGCGTCAGTGACTTCATTTTTGGGGGAATGGAAAATACTTCCACCACCTTGTTAACAGACAGATGTTTACTAGATGAACGCGCTGCTTTAGATAACCGCAATACTGAAAGTTTGGTAGTTCACGAACTAGCGCATCAATGGTTCGGGGATTTACTCGTCATTAAACATTGGTCTCATGCTTGGGTGAAGGAAGGAATGGCTTCCTATTCTGAAGTGATGTGGACTGAACACGAATACAGCGCCGAAGAAGCAGCCTATTACCGTTTATTAGAAGCCCGTAGTTACCTGAGTGAAGATAGCGGTCGTTATCGCCGTCCTATGGTAACTCACGTTTACCGCGAAGCCATTGAACTTTACGATCGCCATACCTACGAAAAAGGGTCTTGTGTTTATCACATGATTCGGGCGGAATTGGGAGAGGAACTGTTTTGGCAAGCAATGCAGACTTTTGTCCAAGATAACGCGCATAGAACCGTAGAAACTATAGATTTGCTCCGGGCGATTGAAAAAGCTACTGGACGAAATCTAGCTTTCTTGTTCGATCAATACGTTTATCGTGGAGGTCATCCTGATTTTAAAGTGGCTTACTCTTGGGATGGAGAAGCTAAGTTAGCTAAGGTGACTCTCACCCAAACCCAAGTTTCCGCAGATAAGCATAAAGATGTATTCGACCTGAAAATCCCCATTGGTTTCGGTTATATACAGACAGGAGAACCCGCGAAACTGCAAACTTTCACAGTGCGCGTACATGAACGGGAACAGAGTTTTTACTTCCCATTGACCCAGAAGCCAGACTTCATCAGCTTTGATGTGGGTAATAATTGGCTGAAAACTGTGTCTTTGGAATATCCCATCCCAGAGTTAAAAGCGCAGTTAATATCTGACCCTGATCCAATTTCACGCATATATGCAGCGACAGGTTTGGCTAAAAAGGGTGGATTAGAAGCAACTAAAGCTTTAGCCGCATCCCTAAAAAATGAACCATTCTGGGGTGTACGGGTGGAAGTTGCTAAACAATTGGCAGAAATTAAGCTCAACCAAGCCTTTGACGGATTAGTTGAGGGTTTAGCAGATAAAAATCCCTATGTCCGCCGGGCGGTTGTGCAAGCATTAGCACATATTAAAACTCGTGCGAGCTATAAAGCTGTCAAAAGTGTAGTTAAAAATGGTGATGCTAGCTACTACGTAGAAGCGGCAGCTTGTGTAGCTTTAGGTGCGATCGCTGCCATTAATTTTGATGATAAATCTAAGGAAGAAAAGGCAATTAAGCTTCTGCAATCTGTTCTGGAAGAACGGGCAGGTTGGAACGAAGTTGTCCGTAGTGGGGCAATTAACGGTTTAGCTGAACTCAAAACTTCAGAAGCCGCGTTAGATTTGATACTTGAATATACCAAACTAGGTGTACCGCAACCATTACGCTTATCTGCAATTCGGGCATTAGGTAAGGTTAGCGTCGGTCAAAATCCGGTTAACTTAGAACGAATTATTGAACGATTAGCCGAACTTGCCAAAGAAAGCTTCTTTTTAACCCTCATGGCAGTTGTCGCTTCCTTAGGACAAATGGAGACACCAAAGGCAATAGGCGTATTGCGATCGCTTGCTGATCAAACAGCTGATGGACGGGTGCGTCGTTTCGCCGAGGAACAACTGACTCATGTGCAGAAAAACATCGGTGCAGACAAAGCCTTACAGCAATTACGGGAGGATCTTGACCAAATCAAACAACAAAATCAAGAACTCAAAAGCCGTCTGGAAAGCTTAGAGGCTAAATCCCAGACTGCAAAGAGTTCGTAA
- a CDS encoding gamma-glutamylcyclotransferase family protein, whose product MKVFVYGTLKPGEGNYLRYCAGKVVEAHRATVLGRLFTLPMGYPAMTTGKDTVHGYLLTFADLGVLATLDELEDYRPDRAMSENLYNRQSAEVYNLLGSSLGLAWVYLMYPQRVEQLGGIYLPDGCWSCNSFKCL is encoded by the coding sequence ATGAAGGTTTTTGTTTACGGTACACTCAAGCCAGGTGAAGGGAATTATCTTAGATACTGTGCTGGTAAAGTTGTGGAAGCCCATAGGGCAACTGTATTGGGGCGGTTATTTACTTTGCCAATGGGATATCCAGCCATGACGACGGGGAAGGATACCGTTCATGGATATTTACTTACTTTTGCTGATTTAGGAGTTTTGGCAACTTTGGACGAATTGGAAGATTATCGCCCTGATAGGGCAATGTCAGAGAATCTTTACAACCGTCAGAGTGCGGAAGTATACAATCTCCTGGGTTCCTCTCTTGGTTTGGCTTGGGTTTACTTAATGTATCCACAAAGAGTAGAACAGCTAGGAGGCATTTACCTACCTGATGGTTGCTGGAGTTGTAACTCGTTTAAGTGTTTGTAA